The sequence TCGGTCGACCTGACCGAGGAGGACATGAACAAGCTCATGCCCAGCGACATCCGGGACTGGTTCGAGGACATCCCGGACGAGGACATCGAAGTGCTGGGGATGAAGCCGGCCCGCTCCCGACCAGAGTGGATGATTCTGACGGTGCTGCCGGTACCGCCGGTCACCGCCCGTCCCTCGATTACGCTGGACAACGGCCAGCGCTCCGAGGACGACCTCACTCACAAGCTCGTGGACATCATCCGCATCAATCAGCGGTTCATGGAGAACCGCGAGGCGGGTGCGCCACAGCTGATTATCGAGGACCTCTGGGAACTGCTGCAGTACCACGTCACCACGTTCATGGACAACGAGATTTCGGGCACGCCGCCGGCGCGCCACCGCTCGGGCCGCCCACTCAAGACGCTCTCCCAGCGCCTGAAAGGCAAAGAGGGACGCTTCCGTGGCTCACTGTCCGGAAAGCGTGTGAACTTCTCGGCTCGTACCGTCATCTCGCCGGACCCGACGCTCTCGCTGAACGAGGTCGGTGTACCGGATCGGGTCGCAAAAGAGATGACCCAGACGATGAACGTCACCGAGCGCAACCTCGAAGAGGCGCGACGGTACGTCTCCAACGGGCCGGAAGCCCACCCCGGCGCAAACTACGTCAAGCGGCCCGATGGCCGCCGGCTGAAGGTGACCGAGAAGAACTGCGAAGAGCTCGCAGAGAAGGTCGAACCGGAGTGGGAAGTGTCCCGCCATCTGGTCGACGGCGACATCATCATCTTCAACCGCCAGCCGTCGCTGCACCGGATGTCCATCATGGCCCACGAGGTCGTCGTGATGCCGTACAAGACGTTCCGGCTGAACACGACGGTCTGTCCGCCGTACAACGCTGACTTCGACGGCGACGAGATGAACATGCACGCCCTGCAAAACGAGGAGGCCCGCGCGGAGGCGCGCGTCCTCATGCGCGTGCAGGAACAGATGCTCTCCCCGCGCTTTGGCGAGAACATCATCGGCGCGATTCAGGACCACATCAGCGGGACCTACCTGCTGACCCACACGAATCCGAAATTCAACGAGACGCAGGCGCTGGACCTGCTCCGGGCGACGCGCATCGACGAACTGCCCGAAGCCGACGGCGTCGACGAGGACGGCGAGGAGTACTGGACCGGCCGCTCGCTGTTCTCGGAGCTGCTGCCCGAGGACCTGAACCTGGAGTTCACGTCTTCGGCTGGCGACACCGTCGTCGTCGAGGACGGCCAGATGACCGGCGGCACCATCGACGAGGACGCCGTCGGGGCCTTCGGCGGCGAAATCGTCGACACCATCGCCAAGGAGTACTCCCGGACCCGCGCCCGGATTCTCGTCAACGAGGTCTCGGCGCTGGCGATGCGCTCGATCATGCACTTCGGGTTCTCCATCAGCATCGACGACGAGTCCATCCCGCGGGAGGCGGAAGAGCAGATCAACGACGCCATCGACAGCGCGTACGACCGCGTCGAGGAGCTCATCGAGACCTACGAGCGGGGCGAACTCGAATCCCTGCCCGGCCGAACCGTCGACGAGACGCTGGAGATGAAGATCATGCAGACGCTGGGCAAGGCGCGTGACTCCGCCGGTGACATCGCCGAGGACCACTTCGGCGAGGACAACCCGGCCGTCATCATGGCCGAGTCCGGCGCGCGTGGGTCGATGCTGAACCTGACCCAGATGGCCGGCTGTGTCGGCCAGCAGGCAGTCCGTGGTGAGCGTATCAACCGCGGCTACGAGAACCGCACCCTCTCACACTTCGAGGAGAACGATCTGTCGGCGGACGCCCACGGCTTCGTGGAGGCTTCCTACCGCTCCGGGCTCGGCCCGAAGGAGTTCTTCTTCCACGCGATGGGTGGCCGCGAGGGGCTGGTCGACACGGCCGTCCGGACCTCCAAGTCCGGATACCTGCAGCGCCGGCTCATCAACGCGCTCTCCGAACTGGAGACGCAGTACGACGGGACCGTCCGGGACACCTCGGACACCATCGTCCAGTTCGAGTTCGGCGAGGACGGCACGTCGCCGGTTGACGTGTCCTCGAACCAGGACGAGGCCGCCGTCGACGTCGAGCAGATCGCCGACAGCGTCCTCGACGAGGAGTTCGAGAGCGAGAAGCAGAAAGAGAGCTTCCTCGGCACGCGGACCGAGCGGACCAACCTCTCGGAGCACGCCGACGACTGGTGGATGGCCGAGGGTGACGACTAACAATGACAGGACACGACGTATCAGCAGACATCGAGGCCGTCGTCGAGGACACCGAGCTGCCGCGACGGCTGAAAGACGAAGTGTACAGCACCGTCGAGGAACGCGGCGTCGGCGTCGACGACGCCGACCGCATCGCCAAGGCCGTCGAGTCCCGCTACCTCGACACCCGCGTCGACCCGCTGGACCCGGTCGGGACCGTCTCGGCACAGTCCATCGGCGAACCGGGAACGCAGATGACGATGAACACGTTCCACTACGCGGGGGTCGCCGAAATCGACGTGACCCAGGGCCTGCCACGGCTCATCGAGCTGGTGGACGCCCGGAAGACGCCGGACACGCCGATGATGACGGTCCACTTAGACGAGGAGTACGCGGACGACCGCGAGCGCGCCCACGAGGTCGTCTGGAAGATCGAGGCGACGCGCATCCTCGCGCTGGGTGACATCTCGACGAACGTCGCGGATATGCTCGTCGAGATCGACCTCAACGAGGACACCCTGCTGGAGCGGTGGCCGACAGTCAACGACACGGACGCCATCGCCGAGGAGATCGCCGAGACTATCGAATCGAACCTCGGCGTCTCGACCCGGCAGGTGGGGACGGTCATCGAGTTCGGTCCCGAGGAACCCAGCTACCGCGACCTGCTGCAACTGGTCGAGGAGCTGCGGGAAATCGTCTTCAAGGGCATCGAGGAGATCACCCGCGTCGTCATCCGCAAGGAGGAGACGGACAACGGCGAGGAGTTCGTCCTCTACACCGAGGGGTCGGACTTCGGCGAAGTGCTGGACATCGAAGGCGTCGACGCCTCCCGAACGACGTGTAACAACATCCACGAGATTTACCGGGAACTCGGCGTCGAGGCCGCCCGCGAGACGCTCATCAACGAGACGATGAACACGCTCGAAGAGCAGGGGCTGGACGACGTGAACGTCCGGCACCTGATGCTCGTGGCCGACATCATGACCAACGAAGGGACCATCGAGTCCATCGGCCGCCACGGCATCTCCGGGTCGAAAGACTCCGTACTCGCCCGCGCAGCGTTCGAGGTGACGGTCAATCACCTGCTCGACGCCGCCATCCACGGCGAGGTCGACGAACTCGACGGCGTCACGGAGAACGTCATCGTCGGGAAGCCGATCAAACTCGGCACCGGCGACGTCAACCTCCGGATGGGCACGACCCAGGACTGATGCGGGTCGAACTCTCGGACGAAGCGCGTCGACTGGTCGCCCTCTTCGAGGACGAGGCAGCCGTCACCGTCCGGGATTGCGTCGTCGACGAAGAGCACGATCAGGTGGTGTATCTGGTCAAACGCGGGGAGATGGCCGACGCCATCGGCCCGGGCGGCCAGACGGTCGAGCGCGTCGAGGAGCGTCTGGGACGCGAGGTCAAACTCGTCGAGGCCGCCGAGACGGCCGAGGACTTCGTGGCCAACGCGCTCGCGCCGGCCGCGGTGTACAACGTCACTGTCTCAGAGAACGACGACACCGTCGCCTACGTCGAAGTGGCACAGGAGGACCGCGGGGCCGCAATCGGTCGTGAAGGGCGAAACATCGATGCCGCCCGACAACTGGCCAAGCGACACTTCGAAATCGACGGCATCGAACTGACCTGAGCGGGAGATTCGGGTGAGTCGCGCACCGATCACCCGGACAGCCGATGCGGTGACTGACAGAAACCGCTTTTTTCATCGGCTGTGAACGGACTGCCATGGCCGCGCTCCGGCGTCCAGACGGTGGCGACCTGCTCGCTCCACTGACTATCGTCGGAATCTACCTGTATCACGCACACGTTCTGGGGAATTCACCGTCCGCGCTCGAGGGCACGTTTATCCTCGCGCT comes from Haloarcula rubripromontorii and encodes:
- a CDS encoding DNA-directed RNA polymerase subunit A'; translation: MSSQQTPQEIGQLSFGLMDPEEYREMSATKVITADTYDDDGFPIDMGLMDPRLGVIDPGLECKTCGKHSGSCNGHFGHIELAAPVIHVGFAKLIRRLLRGTCRECSRLCLDEHERDEFADRLTRTQDLGRDLNDVTKAAIRQARKKDRCPFCGEKQYDIKHEKPTTYYEVQDVLASDYPERIAAAMEEAEEPISPIELSEETGIDSSRVQEILSGEFRPRQEDRRALEKALSVDLTEEDMNKLMPSDIRDWFEDIPDEDIEVLGMKPARSRPEWMILTVLPVPPVTARPSITLDNGQRSEDDLTHKLVDIIRINQRFMENREAGAPQLIIEDLWELLQYHVTTFMDNEISGTPPARHRSGRPLKTLSQRLKGKEGRFRGSLSGKRVNFSARTVISPDPTLSLNEVGVPDRVAKEMTQTMNVTERNLEEARRYVSNGPEAHPGANYVKRPDGRRLKVTEKNCEELAEKVEPEWEVSRHLVDGDIIIFNRQPSLHRMSIMAHEVVVMPYKTFRLNTTVCPPYNADFDGDEMNMHALQNEEARAEARVLMRVQEQMLSPRFGENIIGAIQDHISGTYLLTHTNPKFNETQALDLLRATRIDELPEADGVDEDGEEYWTGRSLFSELLPEDLNLEFTSSAGDTVVVEDGQMTGGTIDEDAVGAFGGEIVDTIAKEYSRTRARILVNEVSALAMRSIMHFGFSISIDDESIPREAEEQINDAIDSAYDRVEELIETYERGELESLPGRTVDETLEMKIMQTLGKARDSAGDIAEDHFGEDNPAVIMAESGARGSMLNLTQMAGCVGQQAVRGERINRGYENRTLSHFEENDLSADAHGFVEASYRSGLGPKEFFFHAMGGREGLVDTAVRTSKSGYLQRRLINALSELETQYDGTVRDTSDTIVQFEFGEDGTSPVDVSSNQDEAAVDVEQIADSVLDEEFESEKQKESFLGTRTERTNLSEHADDWWMAEGDD
- the rpoA2 gene encoding DNA-directed RNA polymerase subunit A''; the protein is MTGHDVSADIEAVVEDTELPRRLKDEVYSTVEERGVGVDDADRIAKAVESRYLDTRVDPLDPVGTVSAQSIGEPGTQMTMNTFHYAGVAEIDVTQGLPRLIELVDARKTPDTPMMTVHLDEEYADDRERAHEVVWKIEATRILALGDISTNVADMLVEIDLNEDTLLERWPTVNDTDAIAEEIAETIESNLGVSTRQVGTVIEFGPEEPSYRDLLQLVEELREIVFKGIEEITRVVIRKEETDNGEEFVLYTEGSDFGEVLDIEGVDASRTTCNNIHEIYRELGVEAARETLINETMNTLEEQGLDDVNVRHLMLVADIMTNEGTIESIGRHGISGSKDSVLARAAFEVTVNHLLDAAIHGEVDELDGVTENVIVGKPIKLGTGDVNLRMGTTQD
- a CDS encoding NusA-like transcription termination signal-binding factor, producing the protein MRVELSDEARRLVALFEDEAAVTVRDCVVDEEHDQVVYLVKRGEMADAIGPGGQTVERVEERLGREVKLVEAAETAEDFVANALAPAAVYNVTVSENDDTVAYVEVAQEDRGAAIGREGRNIDAARQLAKRHFEIDGIELT